In Fibrobacter sp. UWH6, the following are encoded in one genomic region:
- a CDS encoding tetratricopeptide repeat protein: MISFKTKKFVLAAALATALGVAGCNLFNPTEDANIKSGDADAMTYEGYIKFRNNEYTLAADYFNQAIAADSTHSEAWYGLAKAKLNMQDLNTFELLKYVNISGGAERLALLDMEQSVVDKYEAGIDTVVTLLKEFIARDTTGRLDGKITYRTISESYMLLNMLQTLFVLRDATKLVVGCGMVDPNTGKYSCDVGAVLNTLKRNKDGESTAALHEVFSTCESNPETMSSVAGQAIPVFDEWLTDNSQTQVASTMCGVLADITEPSEDADAIDMSVNSIIAVTGKSTIMDDDGDGCYDEEIMDGMDNDGDGEVDEDLRDVNAEFSLDLATQTKNIAAGKTQTKDRVVYSSFGPNEKYMNVDIDRDGKLCTEENCGEWEYIYPSYAKRESNGQNYLLKFAKKIKFNPMGLPPEEFKALKKRVAQDYSGRIYNLKARQDSVGGCWVNYTEEQFRIWVNEWENF, from the coding sequence ATGATTTCATTCAAAACTAAGAAATTCGTGCTTGCAGCAGCACTGGCAACCGCTTTGGGTGTGGCGGGTTGCAACTTGTTCAACCCTACTGAAGATGCGAACATCAAGTCTGGTGATGCCGATGCCATGACTTACGAAGGTTACATCAAGTTCAGAAACAACGAGTACACTCTGGCTGCCGATTATTTCAATCAGGCAATCGCTGCAGATTCAACTCACTCCGAGGCTTGGTATGGATTGGCCAAGGCCAAGTTGAACATGCAGGACTTGAATACCTTCGAACTTTTGAAGTACGTGAATATTAGCGGCGGAGCTGAACGACTGGCCTTGCTGGATATGGAACAGTCCGTGGTCGACAAGTACGAAGCCGGTATCGATACGGTGGTTACGCTGTTGAAGGAGTTTATCGCCCGCGACACCACAGGTCGATTGGATGGCAAGATTACCTACAGGACCATTTCTGAAAGCTATATGCTTTTGAACATGTTGCAGACATTGTTCGTGCTCCGCGATGCGACCAAACTGGTTGTCGGTTGCGGTATGGTGGATCCTAATACCGGAAAGTACAGCTGCGATGTGGGTGCTGTCCTCAATACCTTGAAAAGAAACAAGGATGGCGAGTCTACTGCCGCTCTGCACGAAGTCTTCAGCACATGCGAAAGTAATCCTGAAACCATGTCCTCTGTGGCTGGTCAGGCAATCCCCGTCTTTGACGAATGGCTGACCGATAATTCCCAGACTCAGGTGGCATCCACCATGTGCGGCGTCCTTGCCGACATTACCGAACCATCTGAAGATGCAGATGCAATCGATATGTCTGTCAACAGCATTATTGCAGTTACTGGCAAGAGCACTATCATGGATGACGATGGTGATGGCTGTTATGATGAAGAAATTATGGACGGCATGGACAACGATGGCGACGGTGAAGTTGATGAAGATTTGCGTGACGTAAATGCTGAATTTTCCCTTGACCTGGCAACGCAGACAAAGAATATTGCTGCCGGCAAAACACAGACCAAGGACCGTGTGGTCTATTCCTCTTTCGGCCCCAACGAAAAGTACATGAATGTGGATATTGACCGTGACGGCAAACTCTGCACCGAAGAGAATTGCGGTGAATGGGAATATATCTATCCCTCTTATGCAAAGCGTGAAAGCAATGGCCAGAATTATTTGTTGAAGTTTGCCAAGAAGATTAAGTTCAACCCCATGGGCTTGCCCCCCGAAGAATTCAAGGCCCTCAAGAAGAGAGTGGCTCAGGATTATTCTGGAAGGATCTACAATTTGAAGGCACGCCAGGATAGCGTGGGCGGATGCTGGGTGAACTATACCGAGGAACAGTTTAGAATTTGGGTTAATGAGTGGGAGAATTTTTAA